The window TCCATGGGGTAACGGGGCATGTGGGCGCGGTCATCGTCATCTTCACATACACGCGGTTTCCATTTATCTGTATATCGTAGACGAGCCCCAGGTTGACGACGTCGTAGCCTATCTCCGGATCTGCAACATTCTTGAGTGCTTCAAGAACCTCTTCCTTGGTCACCATTCATAACACCTCACAACTTCACCTCTATCACACACTTGTTGGAACCGCTGCTTATCTTCTCGGTTATTTCGAAGTCGGCGTTCAGGGACTGCACTATGAGTTCCTTTCCGAGTGAATTGCATATGATCCTGTTGTTTGTCTTCGCTAGATCGTAGAATATGCAGTTATGCCTTGATATAATAACCCTGTCACTGTATATGTCGAGCGTTGCGTTGTATCCAAGTATGTTGAGCATCGATACGTATTCCTGGATCTTCTTTATTTTCTCCTCCCTTGGTTTGTCATGCAGGTCTTCGGCAAGCCAGCCGGTATCGGAGATCATTCTAGACGCAATTCTCTCGAGTATCTCGTTCATTCTCTGCGTACCCACAACTCTTTCCGTTTCGTCAAGCAGCAGCTTTGCAAAATCTATGTATCTTTTAGGGAACAGCGATATACCTTTCTCTGTAAGCTTATAATATTTCTTCGGTCTTCCCGCACCGCCGCTCTGAAAATATGATGTCACGTAACCACGCATTTCCAGGTATTCCAGGTGCTCCTTCACAGCGGTTTTATTGATCTTGAGAAGGTTTGAAAGGTCGTCAATGCTCCTATCCTGGACGTTAAGGCTCTCAAGTATGGTCGTCTTCGTTGTGCCCAGGATGTCCTCATATATCATAGATAAGTAATGCGTAATGATTATTTAAATTTAGTCAATTTAGACACAAAAAAGTGTTTAAATAGTATCAAGTTATGATCCCATGATAGCTTATGATACTAGAGATCAAAAACCTTTCAGCATCAGTTGAAGATAAGCCCATTCTGAAGAACGTCAATCTGAAGATAGGGGGCGGTGAAATACACGCGCTTATGGGCCCAAATGGTGCAGGCAAGAGTACACTGGGCAACGTGCTCATAGGCCATCCGGATTACAAGATCACCGGTGGTCAGATAATACTTGACGGAAAAGATATAACGTATGCTACGCCCGAGGAGAGGGCGAGGGCTGGCCTGTTTCTTGCCTTCCAGAGTCCGGTTGCCGTTGAGGGTGTCAGGATTTCCACATTTCTGAGGATAGCCTACAGCCATCTTCATCCAGACGAGAAGATCGTCATCGCGGACTTCAACAGGAGGATCAAGGAGGCCATGAAGACGGTGGGTCTGGACGAGAGCTTCATATCGAGATCCGTAAACGACGGTTTTTCTGGCGGAGAGCGTAAGCGGTTCGAGATACTTCAGATGCTCATCCTGAAACCCAAGATGATAGTGCTGGATGAGATCGATTCCGGACTCGATGTCGATGCCCTCAGGATGGTTGCCGAACAGCTGAAGAAGTACTTCAGCAAGGATGTGGGATATCTTATAATAACGCATTATCAGAGGATACTGAAGGATATTGAGCCGCACTTTGTGCATGTGCTGGTGAACGGCACAATCGCCATGGACGGTGATAGAACGCTATCCGATAAGATTGAGGAGAATGGTTATGACTGGTTGAAGGAGGTGGCATAAATGGAGTCAACGTATGTTAATAAGGATGAGGAGATAGACAGACTCATAAATGATCTTAAATCAAATGGAGCTCTGGACTACGGTTTCCATGACAATATCAACCCTGTTTATTCTACAGGAAAGGGGCTGAGCAGGCAGGTTATTGAGGAGATATCCGAAATAAAGAAGGAGCCGGACTGGATGAGACGCATAAGGCTGCATGCTTACGAGATATTCATGTCGAAGCCTGTCCCCACATGGGGGCCGGATCTGTCCGGCATAGACTGGGAGAACATGACCTACTACAGCAGTCCGGACGAGGTTAAGGCTACAAACTGGGACGAGGTGCCGAAGGAGATAAAGGACACCTTTGAGAAGCTGGGCGTACCAGAGATGGAGAGGAAATATCTCGCTGGTTCGATAGCGCAGTACGACAGCGAAGGTATATACAACAGCCTCAAGAAGGAATGGGAGGATAAGGGTGTCGTCTTCATG is drawn from Thermoplasma sp. Kam2015 and contains these coding sequences:
- a CDS encoding metalloregulator ArsR/SmtB family transcription factor translates to MIYEDILGTTKTTILESLNVQDRSIDDLSNLLKINKTAVKEHLEYLEMRGYVTSYFQSGGAGRPKKYYKLTEKGISLFPKRYIDFAKLLLDETERVVGTQRMNEILERIASRMISDTGWLAEDLHDKPREEKIKKIQEYVSMLNILGYNATLDIYSDRVIISRHNCIFYDLAKTNNRIICNSLGKELIVQSLNADFEITEKISSGSNKCVIEVKL
- the sufC gene encoding Fe-S cluster assembly ATPase SufC, which produces MILEIKNLSASVEDKPILKNVNLKIGGGEIHALMGPNGAGKSTLGNVLIGHPDYKITGGQIILDGKDITYATPEERARAGLFLAFQSPVAVEGVRISTFLRIAYSHLHPDEKIVIADFNRRIKEAMKTVGLDESFISRSVNDGFSGGERKRFEILQMLILKPKMIVLDEIDSGLDVDALRMVAEQLKKYFSKDVGYLIITHYQRILKDIEPHFVHVLVNGTIAMDGDRTLSDKIEENGYDWLKEVA
- a CDS encoding metal-sulfur cluster assembly factor, whose protein sequence is MVTKEEVLEALKNVADPEIGYDVVNLGLVYDIQINGNRVYVKMTMTAPTCPVTPWILSEAQRVVEELPGVEACDIELVWDPPWNPKMMSDEAKQALNIDY